A region from the Halomarina litorea genome encodes:
- a CDS encoding adenylosuccinate synthase: MTVTIVGSQLGDEGKGGIVDLYGDSADVVVRYQGGDNAGHTVVHGDETYKLSLVPSGAVRGKTGVLGNGCVVNPETLFEEVDALAERGLDPDVRVAERAHVILPYHRVLDGIEEAEKEDLAAGTTGRGIGPTYEDKAGRRGIRVGDLLDADVLRQRLEYVVPQKRALYSEVFGGDPDDPELDGAFDVETLFERYRTYGERIAEEGMAVDCGAFLDDRLEAGDDVMMEGAQGTSIDIDHGIYPYVTSSNPTAGGASTGTGLGPTVVGQGEVVGIVKAYLSRVGTGPLPTEMGHVEGQTPEDGGDTSDEAEEIATYIRDEGGEYGTVTGRPRRVGWLDMPMLRHAARANGFTGLAVNHLDVLAGLDPVKVGHAYEMDGEERRSMPATTEQWGRCTATYREFDGWEAVDWAAVAEEGYDALPENARTFLEYISDELDTPIYAVGVGPGRDETVVVENPF; this comes from the coding sequence ATGACTGTCACTATCGTCGGGTCGCAACTCGGCGACGAGGGGAAAGGCGGTATCGTCGACCTCTACGGCGACAGCGCCGACGTGGTCGTCCGCTATCAGGGCGGCGACAACGCCGGCCACACCGTCGTCCACGGCGACGAGACGTACAAGCTCTCGCTGGTTCCGAGCGGCGCGGTCCGGGGCAAGACGGGCGTGCTGGGCAACGGCTGTGTCGTCAACCCCGAGACGCTGTTCGAGGAGGTCGACGCACTCGCAGAGCGCGGACTGGACCCCGACGTGCGCGTCGCCGAACGCGCCCACGTCATCCTCCCGTACCACCGCGTCCTCGACGGCATCGAGGAGGCCGAGAAGGAGGACCTCGCGGCGGGCACCACCGGGCGCGGCATCGGCCCCACCTACGAGGACAAGGCCGGTCGCCGCGGCATCCGCGTCGGCGACCTGCTGGACGCCGATGTCCTGCGCCAGCGACTGGAGTACGTCGTCCCGCAGAAGCGCGCGCTCTACTCCGAGGTGTTCGGCGGCGACCCCGACGACCCCGAACTCGACGGCGCGTTCGACGTCGAGACCCTCTTCGAGCGGTACCGTACCTACGGCGAGCGAATCGCCGAGGAGGGCATGGCCGTCGACTGCGGGGCCTTCCTCGACGACCGACTCGAGGCCGGGGACGACGTGATGATGGAGGGCGCACAGGGCACCTCCATCGACATCGACCACGGCATCTACCCCTACGTCACCTCCTCGAACCCCACCGCGGGCGGGGCCTCGACGGGCACCGGTCTCGGTCCCACCGTCGTCGGGCAGGGCGAGGTCGTCGGCATCGTGAAGGCGTACCTCTCGCGAGTCGGCACCGGTCCCCTCCCGACCGAGATGGGTCACGTCGAGGGACAGACGCCCGAGGACGGCGGCGACACGAGCGACGAGGCCGAGGAGATCGCCACCTACATCCGCGACGAGGGCGGCGAGTACGGCACCGTCACGGGTCGCCCGCGCCGCGTCGGGTGGCTGGACATGCCCATGCTCCGCCACGCGGCCCGCGCGAACGGCTTTACGGGCCTCGCCGTCAACCACCTCGACGTGCTCGCCGGACTGGACCCCGTGAAGGTCGGCCACGCCTACGAGATGGACGGCGAGGAACGACGCTCGATGCCCGCGACCACCGAGCAGTGGGGTCGCTGTACGGCCACCTACCGCGAGTTCGACGGCTGGGAGGCCGTCGACTGGGCCGCCGTCGCCGAGGAGGGCTACGACGCCCTCCCCGAGAACGCGCGCACCTTCCTCGAGTACATCAGCGACGAACTCGACACGCCCATCTATGCCGTCGGCGTCGGTCCCGGCCGCGACGAAACCGTCGTCGTCGAGAACCCCTTCTGA
- a CDS encoding methytransferase partner Trm112: MKESLMDILCCPLDKQDLELEVVRRDENEVLEGRLVCTECGEEYPIEDGIPNLLPPDMRDGAPA, from the coding sequence ATGAAGGAATCCCTGATGGATATCCTCTGCTGTCCGCTGGACAAGCAGGACCTCGAACTCGAAGTCGTCCGGCGCGACGAGAACGAGGTGCTGGAGGGTCGACTCGTCTGTACCGAGTGCGGTGAGGAGTACCCCATCGAGGACGGCATCCCCAACCTCCTCCCGCCGGACATGCGTGACGGCGCGCCGGCCTGA
- a CDS encoding DUF7524 family protein — MTGSLVVDLNQDGLHTLSVPATFETSESFDVRLKNHGEAAHVYLHLDDDLSAVAALEGSHHYITRDDIQVVHVAVADGARASGTLEVTTAHGGTTERVTVDVGPQEREKPSVEVDESLSNPAPREEPDPLESFGGTERLPVLALGGVAVVLALSTLAVDGTAAMVLGALAVLTAVVAAAYVALSRE; from the coding sequence GTGACCGGAAGCCTCGTCGTCGACCTGAACCAGGACGGACTGCACACGCTGTCCGTCCCCGCTACGTTCGAGACCAGCGAGAGCTTCGACGTGCGTCTGAAGAACCACGGCGAGGCCGCCCACGTCTACCTCCACCTCGACGACGACCTCTCGGCGGTGGCCGCCCTCGAGGGGAGTCACCACTACATCACGAGAGACGACATCCAGGTCGTCCACGTCGCCGTCGCGGACGGCGCGCGCGCCTCCGGGACGCTGGAGGTGACGACGGCCCACGGCGGGACGACCGAACGAGTCACCGTCGACGTGGGTCCGCAGGAACGCGAAAAGCCCAGCGTGGAGGTCGACGAGTCGCTGTCGAACCCCGCGCCCCGCGAGGAACCCGACCCGCTGGAGTCGTTCGGCGGGACGGAGCGGCTTCCCGTCCTCGCCCTCGGCGGGGTCGCCGTCGTCCTCGCGCTCTCGACGCTCGCCGTCGACGGCACCGCCGCGATGGTCCTCGGTGCGCTCGCGGTGCTGACGGCCGTCGTCGCCGCCGCCTACGTGGCGCTCAGTCGGGAGTAG